In Crinalium epipsammum PCC 9333, the following are encoded in one genomic region:
- a CDS encoding glucose-6-phosphate isomerase: protein MDAAALWQRYQDWLYYHEGLEFYLDISRMRFDDSFVAAMQPKLDKAFKEMDALEKGAIANPDENRMVGHYWLRNPELAPTPEIKQEIIETVEQIEAFVSKIHSGEIHPPDARKFTDIISIGIGGSALGPEFVAEALAPDNAPLDIHFIDNSDPAGIDRLFSKLKDRLYRTLVIVISKSGGTPEPRNGMIEVQNAYAKQNLNFSAHAVAVTGTGSKLYNVATSENWLATFPMPDWVGGRTSELSAVGFVPAALQGIDIREMLAGAKEMDIATRKPDLKTNPAALLALAWYFAGNGRGEKDMVVLPYKDSLLLFSRYLQQLVMESLGKEKDLDGNIVYQGIAVYGNKGSTDQHAYVQQLREGVPNFFMTFIEVLEDRQGSSVEIDPGVTSGDYLSGFLQGTRQALYEKKRDSITVTIPQVNPRTVGALIALYERAVGFYGFMVNINAYHQPGVEAGKKAAAEILDLQKKVMEVLKENASLSLSEIAEKAGQPDQVEAIYKLLRHLSNNDRGVILQGNLAQPSSLKASLQG, encoded by the coding sequence ATGGATGCTGCTGCACTTTGGCAACGTTATCAAGATTGGCTTTACTATCACGAAGGATTAGAATTTTATCTCGATATCAGCCGGATGCGGTTTGATGATAGTTTTGTCGCGGCAATGCAACCCAAGCTGGACAAAGCTTTTAAGGAGATGGACGCGCTGGAAAAAGGTGCGATCGCCAACCCAGATGAAAACCGCATGGTTGGTCACTATTGGCTCCGTAACCCTGAATTAGCACCTACACCAGAAATCAAACAAGAAATTATTGAAACCGTTGAACAAATTGAAGCATTTGTCAGTAAAATTCATAGCGGGGAAATTCATCCCCCCGACGCGAGAAAGTTTACAGACATTATCTCAATAGGAATCGGCGGTTCTGCACTCGGACCTGAGTTTGTTGCTGAAGCACTAGCACCAGATAATGCTCCCCTAGATATTCACTTCATTGACAACTCAGATCCCGCAGGTATTGATCGCCTGTTTAGCAAACTCAAAGACCGCCTCTACCGCACCTTAGTAATCGTCATTTCTAAATCTGGAGGTACACCAGAACCTCGTAACGGCATGATTGAAGTGCAAAATGCTTACGCCAAGCAAAACCTTAATTTTAGCGCCCATGCTGTTGCTGTTACTGGTACAGGTAGCAAATTATACAACGTTGCTACATCCGAAAATTGGTTAGCAACATTTCCGATGCCAGATTGGGTAGGTGGTAGAACATCAGAACTTTCAGCAGTCGGTTTTGTACCAGCAGCTTTGCAAGGAATTGATATCCGCGAGATGTTAGCTGGTGCAAAAGAAATGGATATTGCTACCCGCAAGCCGGATCTCAAAACCAACCCCGCAGCATTACTTGCTCTTGCTTGGTACTTTGCTGGTAATGGTCGGGGTGAAAAAGATATGGTTGTCTTACCCTACAAAGATAGCTTGCTACTGTTTAGCCGCTACTTGCAACAGTTAGTGATGGAATCTCTGGGTAAAGAAAAAGATTTAGACGGCAATATTGTTTACCAAGGAATTGCTGTATATGGCAATAAAGGCTCAACAGACCAACACGCTTATGTACAGCAGTTGCGAGAGGGAGTACCAAACTTTTTTATGACATTCATTGAAGTTTTAGAAGATCGTCAAGGTTCATCTGTAGAAATAGATCCTGGTGTGACATCAGGAGATTATTTATCAGGATTTTTACAAGGAACTCGCCAAGCACTTTACGAAAAAAAACGTGATTCAATTACTGTCACAATTCCACAAGTAAATCCCCGTACAGTTGGGGCGTTAATTGCTTTATATGAGAGGGCTGTAGGATTTTATGGCTTTATGGTTAACATCAATGCTTACCATCAACCAGGGGTAGAAGCAGGTAAGAAAGCCGCCGCAGAAATTCTAGATTTGCAGAAAAAGGTTATGGAGGTTTTAAAAGAAAATGCCTCTTTATCTTTATCCGAAATAGCCGAAAAAGCTGGACAACCCGATCAAGTTGAAGCAATTTATAAGCTGCTGCGTCATTTATCCAATAACGATCGCGGTGTAATTTTACAGGGTAATTTAGCACAACCCAGCAGTTTAAAAGCTTCTTTGCAGGGGTAA
- a CDS encoding cupin domain-containing protein, with the protein MSLIKGIEIRPLSSIKGGMAEFYTPQSSHETMLVQIPPQTIEDLYVHRFQTDQLLVVRGSFVLVVLHNRRYQYIPMSEQQPMVVSIPPYVPHGAINLSSEPCMLVNALLHHGSPEARDYRPMKPPFPYDLVAAKRMIQQLEYPMIA; encoded by the coding sequence ATGAGTTTAATCAAAGGAATCGAAATCCGCCCGTTATCTTCAATAAAAGGTGGTATGGCTGAGTTTTATACACCTCAGTCAAGTCACGAAACGATGCTAGTACAAATTCCACCACAAACAATTGAAGATTTGTATGTCCATCGCTTTCAAACTGACCAATTATTAGTAGTGCGCGGTAGTTTTGTCTTAGTAGTGTTGCACAACCGACGTTATCAATACATTCCTATGAGTGAACAGCAACCGATGGTGGTAAGCATTCCCCCTTATGTGCCGCATGGAGCAATCAACCTGAGTTCAGAACCCTGTATGTTAGTAAATGCGCTGCTACATCATGGTTCACCAGAAGCAAGAGATTATCGTCCCATGAAACCACCTTTTCCTTACGATTTAGTAGCAGCAAAAAGAATGATTCAACAACTTGAATATCCTATGATTGCCTGA
- a CDS encoding thioredoxin family protein, which yields MAVNSPQSTVTPQNQSKSNGGTRIRNFLIALVAIALTVALFLGFRTETPTGVLEALAAEATPIEVAMSNGKPTLMEFYADWCTSCQAMAPDMVELKQQYGDKLNFVMLNVDNNKWLPEISRYRVDGIPDFVFMNNKGVAIAQSIGEQPRPVMAANLEALIAEQPLPYIQSAGQISPFQPPVAEKSNSEDPRSHGSQVQ from the coding sequence ATGGCTGTGAATTCACCCCAATCAACTGTAACTCCCCAAAATCAGTCGAAATCTAACGGGGGAACCCGAATTAGAAATTTTTTGATCGCATTAGTTGCGATCGCACTCACTGTTGCTCTATTTCTAGGATTCCGTACTGAGACACCTACAGGCGTTCTCGAAGCTTTAGCAGCAGAAGCCACACCAATAGAGGTTGCTATGAGTAACGGTAAACCAACACTGATGGAGTTTTATGCTGACTGGTGTACCAGTTGTCAGGCAATGGCTCCAGATATGGTAGAACTTAAACAGCAGTACGGCGACAAGCTGAATTTTGTGATGTTAAATGTGGATAACAATAAGTGGTTGCCAGAAATCAGCCGTTATCGGGTAGATGGTATTCCAGATTTTGTATTTATGAATAACAAGGGAGTTGCGATCGCTCAAAGTATTGGGGAGCAACCACGCCCTGTGATGGCAGCAAATTTAGAAGCTTTAATTGCTGAACAACCACTGCCTTATATTCAGTCTGCTGGACAAATTTCGCCATTTCAACCACCTGTAGCTGAGAAATCTAATTCTGAAGATCCTCGCAGTCATGGTAGCCAGGTGCAATAA
- a CDS encoding NIL domain-containing protein: MKKRVTLIFPKSSVQMPVTYRLAKDFNVAANIIRAQVAPNQVGTLVVELLGDIDQLDGAIEWMRSQGINVSLASRDILIDEEVCVHCGLCTGVCPTEALTLEPTTFKLNFTRSRCIVCEQCIPTCPVQAISTNL; encoded by the coding sequence GTGAAAAAACGGGTAACACTCATCTTTCCTAAAAGTTCAGTTCAAATGCCAGTTACCTATCGACTGGCAAAAGATTTTAACGTAGCTGCAAATATTATTCGGGCGCAGGTTGCACCAAATCAGGTAGGTACGCTGGTAGTGGAATTATTGGGTGATATCGATCAGTTGGATGGCGCAATTGAGTGGATGCGATCGCAAGGCATCAATGTTTCTCTAGCCAGCCGTGATATCTTAATTGATGAAGAAGTGTGTGTTCACTGCGGTTTGTGTACTGGTGTTTGCCCTACAGAAGCCTTAACATTAGAACCAACAACATTTAAACTAAATTTTACGCGATCGCGCTGCATTGTCTGCGAACAGTGTATCCCTACCTGTCCAGTACAAGCAATTTCTACTAATCTTTAA
- a CDS encoding DUF3616 domain-containing protein, producing MKRSFSHQVSLKFAPEFQEHRQDASAILLTPDKHLWLASDETTTIECFSWNGNQSFDNQRSFKVSNFIDLPEPDDQEIDIEGFDYDNSYLWLVGSHSWKRKKPKPDKSDLKNIQRLATIATEKNRYILARIPLVKGELYKSCQHPDNPNQQLNAGRLQLTKTGNLLTKVLKTDAHLGMFVSSTVPSKDNGFDIEGIAVSKNKVLLGLRGPVLRGWAMILELEVAESSPGILTLNSIGENRQQYRKHFVDLKGLGVRDLCFDGEDLLILAGPTMDLDGPVKVFRLTNARNLPNNTLFKPDLVMNLPYGDGEDHAEGMTLFDAIAKQHSLLVVYDSPAQTRLKGESEVLADVFKLQC from the coding sequence ATGAAAAGATCATTTAGTCATCAAGTTTCACTAAAATTTGCCCCAGAATTTCAAGAACATCGTCAAGATGCTTCTGCTATATTGCTGACACCCGACAAACATCTTTGGTTAGCCTCAGATGAAACTACAACGATTGAGTGTTTTTCTTGGAATGGTAATCAATCTTTTGATAACCAACGTTCATTTAAAGTCTCAAATTTTATTGATTTGCCAGAACCAGATGACCAAGAAATTGATATAGAAGGTTTTGATTATGATAATTCTTATCTTTGGTTAGTTGGTTCGCATAGTTGGAAACGCAAAAAGCCAAAACCTGATAAAAGCGATCTAAAAAATATTCAAAGACTAGCTACAATTGCTACAGAAAAAAATCGCTATATACTAGCGCGTATTCCTTTAGTCAAAGGCGAACTATATAAATCTTGTCAACACCCAGACAATCCTAATCAACAGCTAAATGCTGGAAGGTTGCAGTTGACAAAAACTGGGAATTTATTAACAAAAGTATTAAAAACTGATGCCCATTTAGGAATGTTTGTTTCTTCTACTGTTCCTAGCAAGGATAATGGATTTGATATTGAAGGAATAGCAGTTAGCAAAAATAAAGTTTTGCTGGGTTTGCGAGGTCCTGTTTTGCGGGGTTGGGCAATGATATTAGAGTTAGAAGTTGCAGAAAGTAGCCCAGGTATATTAACGCTAAATAGCATTGGGGAGAATAGGCAACAATACAGGAAACATTTTGTTGATTTGAAGGGTTTGGGTGTTCGGGATTTATGTTTTGATGGCGAAGATTTGTTAATATTAGCAGGTCCAACGATGGATTTAGATGGACCAGTTAAGGTTTTCCGCCTTACTAATGCTCGGAATCTTCCCAACAATACTTTATTCAAACCCGATTTAGTGATGAATTTGCCTTATGGAGATGGTGAGGATCATGCTGAAGGAATGACTTTGTTTGATGCGATCGCAAAACAGCATTCCTTATTAGTCGTTTATGACTCACCAGCCCAGACGCGACTCAAGGGCGAATCCGAAGTTTTGGCAGATGTTTTTAAGTTGCAGTGTTGA
- a CDS encoding carbonic anhydrase has translation MNHNQNCRTCAGISRRHLLKSLLPGAISLAIFSNAQPAKAERTPKALVLSCIDFRILEAERYFLSLQNLGNQYDFTALAGASLALSGVPHQADAQAFWDQLDLAYRLHHIQKVIILDHQDCGAYTDKIDPELSNDPAREQQVHAEYLNKAYWEIRDRYPQLNIELYFVTLNAEVKPILPVTPEITT, from the coding sequence ATGAACCACAATCAAAACTGCCGTACTTGTGCTGGCATCAGCCGCCGTCATTTGCTAAAGTCACTTCTACCAGGAGCTATTTCTCTAGCTATCTTCTCAAATGCACAACCTGCTAAAGCAGAAAGAACCCCCAAAGCTTTAGTTCTTAGCTGCATTGACTTTCGCATCCTAGAAGCAGAACGCTATTTCTTATCCCTGCAAAACTTAGGTAATCAATATGATTTTACTGCACTTGCGGGTGCTTCCTTAGCATTAAGTGGTGTTCCCCACCAAGCAGATGCTCAAGCTTTTTGGGATCAATTAGATTTAGCTTATCGGTTGCACCATATTCAAAAAGTGATTATTCTCGATCACCAAGACTGCGGCGCTTATACGGATAAAATTGACCCAGAGTTGAGTAATGATCCGGCTAGAGAACAACAAGTTCATGCTGAGTATTTAAATAAAGCTTATTGGGAAATACGCGATCGCTACCCCCAACTCAATATAGAGTTATATTTTGTTACTCTCAATGCTGAGGTGAAACCTATTTTGCCCGTGACACCTGAGATTACAACATAG
- a CDS encoding HAD family hydrolase: protein MTKLRALIFDVDGTLADTERDGHRVAFNRAFAEAGLNWDWSVDLYGELLSVAGGKERISFYIKQYCPNFSIPSDNFIADLHANKIKHYRQLLSEGIIPLRPGVKRLIQEAHNAGIRLAIATTSALPNVISLLENNLDSSWFEIIAAGDIVPAKKPAPDIYYYVLQQMNLQPQDCIVIEDSNHGLQSANQASLPTIITFNDYTQNQDFSAAVLVLNHLGEPDLPFSLKAGNAKDASYVDLTMLKDLPKP, encoded by the coding sequence ATGACTAAATTGCGTGCTTTGATCTTTGATGTTGACGGTACTTTAGCAGATACCGAGCGCGATGGACATCGGGTTGCTTTTAATCGTGCTTTTGCTGAAGCTGGTTTAAATTGGGATTGGTCTGTTGATTTATATGGCGAACTGCTATCTGTAGCTGGTGGAAAAGAACGAATTAGCTTTTATATAAAGCAATATTGTCCTAATTTTTCAATTCCCTCAGATAATTTTATTGCTGATTTACACGCCAATAAAATTAAGCATTATCGCCAGTTATTATCTGAAGGGATTATTCCTTTGCGCCCAGGAGTAAAGCGATTAATTCAAGAAGCACATAACGCAGGAATAAGGTTAGCGATCGCAACTACTAGCGCCTTACCCAATGTTATTAGCTTATTAGAAAATAATCTAGATTCTTCTTGGTTTGAAATAATTGCTGCTGGCGATATTGTTCCTGCGAAAAAACCAGCACCAGATATCTATTACTATGTCTTGCAGCAAATGAACTTGCAACCTCAAGACTGTATAGTTATAGAAGACTCTAATCATGGATTGCAATCAGCCAATCAAGCAAGTTTACCAACAATTATTACATTTAATGACTACACTCAAAACCAAGATTTTTCTGCTGCTGTATTAGTATTAAATCATTTAGGAGAGCCAGATTTACCTTTTTCTCTTAAAGCTGGCAATGCTAAAGATGCCAGTTATGTAGATCTGACAATGCTCAAGGATCTGCCCAAACCATAG
- a CDS encoding DinB family protein: MNTINYFQRLSEYNQWMNEQIYTVCESLPDAIRKEDRKAFFGSIHGTLNHILLADKVWLGKFLNQQFKVQSLDQELYAEFTQLREARIDTDRQIKAWVNSLTDEQLAAPFKFTSVTQTRECVFPLWHVAVHFFNHQTHHRGQVTTLLTQCGKNPGVTDFLLVPGAELI; this comes from the coding sequence ATGAATACAATTAACTACTTTCAAAGGCTGTCTGAGTACAATCAATGGATGAACGAACAGATATATACAGTTTGCGAATCACTTCCTGATGCCATTCGCAAAGAAGATCGTAAAGCTTTTTTTGGTTCTATTCATGGAACTCTCAACCATATATTATTAGCTGACAAAGTTTGGTTAGGAAAATTTTTAAATCAACAGTTTAAAGTTCAATCTTTAGACCAAGAACTCTATGCTGAATTTACACAGTTACGTGAAGCTCGTATTGATACTGATAGACAAATTAAAGCGTGGGTTAATTCTTTAACTGATGAACAACTAGCTGCACCATTCAAATTTACCAGCGTTACTCAAACTAGAGAATGCGTATTTCCCTTATGGCACGTAGCTGTTCACTTTTTCAACCATCAAACCCATCATCGAGGACAAGTTACAACTTTACTTACTCAGTGTGGTAAAAATCCAGGAGTAACAGATTTCCTCTTGGTACCAGGAGCAGAGTTAATCTAG
- the rpsB gene encoding 30S ribosomal protein S2 has translation MAVVSLAQMMESGVHFGHQTRRWNPKMAPYIYTSRNGVHIIDLVQTAQLMEEAYSYMRTAAEQGKKFLFVGTKRQAAGIIAQEASRCGAAYINQRWLGGMLTNWTTIKTRVERLKDLERREETGALDLLPKKEASVLRREMAKLQKYLGGIKNMRKVPDIVLIVDQKREYNAVLECQKLSLPIVSLLDTNCDPDVVDIPVPANDDAIRSIKLIIGRLADAIYEGRHGELEAEYEDEDYEGSDEDAEYEELTGDYPVDDEETEE, from the coding sequence ATGGCTGTTGTTTCTTTGGCTCAAATGATGGAGTCAGGGGTTCACTTCGGGCATCAGACCCGCCGTTGGAACCCTAAAATGGCTCCTTACATCTACACCTCTCGTAATGGTGTACATATCATTGACTTGGTGCAGACTGCCCAGTTGATGGAAGAAGCTTATAGTTATATGCGTACTGCTGCTGAACAAGGCAAAAAGTTCTTGTTCGTTGGTACAAAGCGTCAAGCTGCTGGAATTATCGCTCAAGAAGCTTCCCGTTGTGGTGCTGCCTATATCAACCAACGTTGGTTGGGTGGAATGCTTACTAACTGGACTACGATTAAAACACGGGTAGAACGCTTAAAAGATCTAGAACGCCGTGAAGAAACTGGCGCACTTGATTTGTTGCCTAAAAAAGAAGCATCAGTTCTACGTCGGGAAATGGCAAAGCTTCAGAAATACTTGGGCGGCATCAAAAATATGCGTAAAGTACCCGACATTGTGTTGATTGTAGACCAAAAACGGGAATACAACGCGGTTTTGGAGTGCCAGAAGTTATCACTTCCCATTGTGTCCCTGCTGGATACTAACTGCGACCCAGATGTAGTTGATATTCCTGTCCCAGCTAATGACGACGCTATCCGTTCAATCAAGCTAATAATTGGCAGATTGGCTGATGCTATCTATGAAGGTCGTCATGGTGAGTTAGAAGCAGAATACGAAGATGAAGATTACGAAGGCTCTGACGAAGACGCGGAGTACGAAGAACTCACTGGCGATTATCCAGTAGATGACGAAGAAACCGAAGAATAA
- the tsf gene encoding translation elongation factor Ts yields MAEISAKVVKELRDKTGAGMMDCKKALKETEGDLSKAMEWLRQKGITGAGKKSARVAAEGLVGSYIHTGGRVGVLVEVNCETDFVGRNEAFQSLVRSVAMQIAACPNVEYVKVDDIPADFIQREKDIEMGKDDLANKPDNIKEKIVQGRIEKRLKDMSLMDQPYIKDQNITVEELVKQTIAQLGENIQVRRFVRFVLGEGIEKQESNFAEEVAAQMGANQ; encoded by the coding sequence ATGGCGGAAATATCGGCAAAGGTCGTCAAGGAACTGCGCGACAAAACAGGTGCAGGCATGATGGACTGCAAAAAAGCTCTCAAAGAAACTGAGGGTGACCTTTCTAAAGCTATGGAATGGCTGCGGCAAAAAGGAATCACTGGTGCTGGTAAGAAAAGCGCCCGTGTAGCCGCAGAAGGTTTGGTGGGCAGTTATATCCACACAGGCGGTCGAGTAGGTGTCTTAGTAGAAGTCAACTGTGAAACTGATTTTGTGGGTCGTAACGAAGCCTTCCAATCTTTAGTGCGGAGTGTAGCAATGCAAATTGCTGCTTGTCCCAATGTTGAGTATGTCAAGGTAGATGACATTCCTGCGGATTTCATCCAGAGGGAAAAAGACATTGAGATGGGTAAAGACGATTTAGCTAACAAGCCAGATAACATCAAAGAAAAGATCGTTCAAGGTCGGATTGAAAAACGCCTGAAAGATATGAGTTTGATGGATCAGCCTTACATCAAGGATCAAAATATCACTGTAGAAGAGTTAGTTAAACAAACTATTGCTCAACTTGGTGAAAATATTCAGGTGCGTCGCTTTGTCCGCTTTGTACTCGGTGAAGGCATTGAAAAGCAAGAAAGCAACTTTGCTGAAGAAGTAGCTGCTCAAATGGGTGCTAACCAGTAA
- the recG gene encoding ATP-dependent DNA helicase RecG: protein MTQSPDWVRLQKALSVEAEYGFTDLVGKQYRFSEFLCLSFGQTPTVITALERRRWQEMASQFARYPQLTLLERQHLVAEASQFIQQIEQGSAGAQGRRGAGEKMYNQQSKTQVKQPPTTPIVKTNSEANSGYSSNLSLDQPLANVAEIGVRKGGYLTKLNLYTVRDLLFYYPRDHIDYARQVNISELEAGETVTLVGKIKSCNCFTTQKNNKLTILELVITDQSGRIKLSRFFAGNRYSNRGWQEALKRRYESGSIVAASGLVKKNKYGLTLDNPEIEVLAHPEDTIDSLNIGRVVPVYPLTEGVPADMVRQAVTAVLPAAAQLKDPLPSVIRNQYGLVGLKDAIANIHFPSDSAAKEAARRRLVFDEFFYLQLGFLQRRQALRQVQNSAILLPAGKLIEEFEQILPFKLTNAQQRVINDILNDLQKPTPMNRLVQGDVGSGKTVVAVIAILAAVQSGYQGALMAPTEVLAEQHYRKLVSWFNLLHLPVELLTGSTKTAKRRQIHAQLETGELSLLVGTHALIQDPVNFHKLGLVVIDEQHRFGVHQRARLLSKGEQPHVLTMTATPIPRTLALTLHGDLDVSQIDELPPGRQAIYTTALTGKERNNAYDLIRREIAEGRQVYVVLPLIEESEKLDLRSAVDEHQHLSESIFPEFQVGLLHGRMSSAEKDEVINAFRDNKTQIIVSTTVIEVGVDVPNATVMMIENAERFGLSQLHQLRGRVGRGSHRSYCLLMSSSTTPDARQRLNVLEQSQDGFFIAEMDMRLRGPGEVLGTRQSGLADFALASLVEDQEVLQIARDAAEKIILRDGNLEKLPLLQAELDYRYQKLMGGAILT from the coding sequence ATGACACAATCACCAGACTGGGTGCGATTACAAAAAGCTTTATCAGTAGAAGCTGAATATGGCTTCACTGATTTAGTAGGCAAACAATATCGCTTTAGTGAGTTTCTCTGCCTTAGCTTCGGTCAAACACCAACAGTAATAACTGCCTTGGAACGCCGCCGATGGCAAGAAATGGCTAGTCAATTTGCACGTTATCCTCAACTAACACTTTTAGAGAGACAACATTTAGTAGCAGAAGCTAGCCAATTTATCCAGCAAATTGAGCAGGGAAGCGCAGGGGCGCAGGGGCGTAGGGGCGCAGGGGAGAAGATGTATAACCAACAATCAAAAACTCAGGTTAAACAGCCTCCTACAACTCCTATAGTTAAAACCAATTCAGAAGCAAACAGTGGATATTCCTCTAACCTTAGCCTTGACCAACCACTAGCAAATGTGGCAGAAATTGGGGTAAGAAAGGGCGGGTATCTTACAAAGCTGAATTTATATACTGTTCGTGACCTACTTTTTTACTACCCACGCGACCATATTGATTATGCGCGTCAGGTAAATATTTCTGAACTAGAAGCAGGCGAAACAGTCACACTTGTCGGCAAAATCAAAAGTTGTAACTGCTTCACAACCCAGAAAAATAACAAATTAACCATTTTAGAGTTAGTGATTACAGACCAAAGCGGTAGAATTAAGCTGAGTCGGTTTTTTGCAGGCAACCGTTATAGCAATCGTGGTTGGCAAGAAGCTTTAAAAAGACGCTATGAATCAGGTTCAATAGTTGCTGCATCTGGTTTAGTTAAAAAGAATAAGTATGGTTTAACTTTAGATAATCCCGAAATAGAAGTTTTAGCACATCCAGAAGATACTATTGACTCACTAAATATTGGTCGAGTAGTGCCAGTTTATCCCCTCACAGAGGGAGTACCTGCTGATATGGTGCGCCAAGCTGTGACGGCTGTTTTACCAGCCGCAGCACAACTCAAAGACCCTTTACCATCGGTGATCCGCAACCAATATGGGTTAGTTGGTTTAAAGGATGCGATCGCAAATATCCATTTTCCTAGTGATAGTGCTGCCAAAGAAGCAGCCCGTCGTCGCTTAGTTTTTGACGAGTTTTTCTACTTACAATTAGGTTTTCTACAGCGTCGTCAGGCTTTACGTCAAGTTCAAAACAGTGCCATTCTACTTCCTGCTGGCAAACTTATTGAAGAGTTTGAACAAATTCTTCCTTTCAAACTAACTAACGCTCAACAAAGGGTAATAAACGACATCCTCAACGACTTACAAAAACCAACACCGATGAATCGCTTAGTACAAGGTGATGTCGGTTCAGGTAAAACAGTAGTTGCAGTAATTGCTATTTTAGCAGCCGTTCAATCTGGCTACCAAGGAGCTTTAATGGCTCCGACTGAAGTACTTGCAGAACAACATTATCGCAAGTTAGTAAGTTGGTTTAATCTGCTACATTTGCCTGTAGAACTATTAACTGGATCTACTAAAACAGCTAAACGTCGTCAAATTCATGCCCAACTAGAAACAGGTGAATTATCATTACTTGTAGGTACTCACGCTTTAATTCAAGATCCAGTAAACTTTCATAAACTAGGTTTAGTAGTAATTGATGAACAACATCGCTTTGGAGTGCATCAACGGGCGCGTTTACTTTCTAAAGGTGAACAACCTCATGTATTAACCATGACTGCCACACCAATTCCACGCACCTTAGCTTTAACTTTGCATGGAGATTTAGATGTTAGTCAGATTGATGAATTACCACCAGGAAGACAAGCAATTTATACAACTGCACTAACAGGGAAAGAACGCAACAATGCTTATGATTTAATTCGTCGTGAAATAGCGGAAGGACGACAAGTTTATGTTGTTTTACCGTTAATTGAAGAATCAGAAAAACTAGATTTAAGATCAGCAGTTGATGAACATCAACATCTCTCAGAAAGCATCTTCCCTGAATTTCAAGTAGGACTTTTGCATGGTCGCATGAGTTCTGCTGAGAAAGATGAAGTTATTAATGCTTTCCGTGATAACAAAACTCAAATTATTGTTTCTACTACTGTTATTGAAGTTGGTGTAGACGTACCCAATGCAACAGTAATGATGATTGAAAATGCTGAACGTTTTGGGTTATCTCAATTGCACCAGTTACGAGGGCGTGTCGGTCGTGGTTCTCATCGTTCTTACTGTTTATTAATGAGTAGCAGTACAACTCCAGATGCACGCCAACGTTTGAATGTGTTGGAACAATCGCAGGATGGCTTTTTTATTGCTGAAATGGATATGCGGTTGCGTGGTCCTGGGGAAGTTTTGGGTACTCGTCAATCTGGATTAGCAGATTTTGCCTTAGCAAGTTTGGTAGAAGATCAAGAAGTACTACAAATAGCGCGAGATGCAGCAGAAAAAATTATTCTTAGAGATGGAAATTTAGAAAAATTGCCATTGTTGCAAGCTGAGTTGGACTATCGCTATCAAAAATTAATGGGTGGAGCGATTTTGACTTAA